Proteins encoded by one window of Anticarsia gemmatalis isolate Benzon Research Colony breed Stoneville strain chromosome 15, ilAntGemm2 primary, whole genome shotgun sequence:
- the Tbca gene encoding tubulin binding cofactor A, protein MADPRIRQIKIKTGVVKRIAKEKVVYEKEAEQQKNRIQKYKDEGQDEHNIRKQEEVLQESLMMVPDCQRRLVKAYADLKSTLETEQDLKEHEDYITAEQVLKDAEPQLPENAS, encoded by the exons ATGGCAGATCCTAGGATtcgtcaaattaaaattaaaaccggCGTTGTTAAGCGCATAGCTAAGGAGAAGGTTGTGTATGAGAAGGAGGCCGAACAACAGAAGAATAGAATACAGAAGTATAAGGACGAGGGCCAAGACGAACACAACATTCGAAAGCAGGAGGAGGTTTTGCAGGAGTCGCTTATGATGGTCCCTGACTGTCAAAGACG ACTGGTTAAAGCGTACGCCGACCTCAAGTCAACGTTGGAAACCGAGCAGGATCTGAAGGAACACGAGGACTATATCACTGCGGAACAAGTATTAAAAGACGCCGAGCCGCAGCTACCCGAAAACGCTTCATAA
- the LOC142979042 gene encoding uncharacterized protein LOC142979042: MYNPNFYKFRGNSTFQSNLQENFVPPPPVPPPFFIPPIPSTEKPDQEFVKRFENNIPDRPLKRDVVKPMSISEAREQLAEMLAALNDIKAKEKHLTENVGTLSDEEWSSQMKDIEGNKALINKTLAHIKGPYFDVLHKLLAKRSAKRLRMKRVRTENKRDKEEKRKELEERSRKIDENLQKIKDEIIKAQQEQEAKLEADMVLREVLRKKHDAKKCIVKLEALVKLRKARQNTAKGRGETVSESETAAFYASMDKLKSLWTQKLSSYETEEAQLRAKLKQDTVQLDSLTKVTEREVASNLDEWREALFGGTLPQVDFNGDVDEFLAVRSQWDQYISSEGTPLPIGWVPPSKQ; encoded by the exons aTGTATAATCCTAATTTTTATAAGTTTCGCGGGAATTCTACATTCCAAAGTAATTTGCAAGAAAATTTTGTACCACCACCCCCTGTGCCACCACCATTTTTCATTCCTCCAATTCCTTCGACTGAGAAGCCTGATCAGGAGTTTGTAAAAAGATTTGAAAATAACATTCCTGACAGACCTTTAAAAAGAGATGTTGTCAAACCTATGTCTATATCAGAAGCGCGTGAACAACTGGCTGAAATGTTAGCTGCATTGAATGACATAAAGGCAAAAGAAAAACATCTTACTGAAAATGTTGGTACACTCTCTGATGAAGAATGGAGTTCACAAATGAAAGACATTGAAGGAAACAAggctttaattaataaaacactaGCACATATCAAGGGTCCATATTTTGATGTGTTGCATAAGTTATTAGCTAAGAGAAGTGCAAAGAGGTTGCGCATGAAAAGAGTTAGAACAGAGAACAAAAGGGATAAAGAAGAGAAGAGAAAGGAATTAGAAGAAAGATCTAGAAAGATTGATGAGAACTTGCAGAAGATAAAAGATGAGATTATTAAAGCTCAGCAG GAACAAGAGGCCAAGCTGGAAGCGGACATGGTGCTAAGAGAGGTGTTACGTAAGAAGCATGACGCTAAGAAGTGTATAGTGAAACTAGAAGCCTTAGTGAAGCTACGTAAAGCTCGCCAGAACACCGCCAAAGGCAGGGGAGAGACTGTTTCTGAGAGTGAAACTGCTGCCTTTTATGCTAGTATGg ACAAACTAAAATCCCTGTGGACTCAAAAGCTATCATCTTATGAAACCGAAGAAGCTCAGCTTCGTGCTAAACTCAAACAAGACACTGTACAGTTGGACTCATTAACTAAAGTAACAGAGAGAGAGGTTGCAAGCAATCTGGATGAATGGAGGGAAGCATTGTTTGGTGGAACGTTACCACAAGTGGACTTTAACGGAGATGTTGACGAGTTTCTAGCTGtcag GTCGCAATGGGACCAGTACATAAGCAGCGAAGGCACTCCGCTCCCAATAGGATGGGTCCCGCCTTCAAAGCAGTGA